The Candidatus Neomarinimicrobiota bacterium genome segment GCGGGAAAAGCGAGTTATCTCAGAACCGAGAGCCACACCCAGTCTCAGGACATATTGGAGAGCCTTTTCGTTGGCTACCGGCAGAGCGCCCGGCAGACCGAGACAGATGGGGCAGGTATGGCTGTTGGGCGGATCGCCGTAGATATTCTTGCAGCCGCAGAACATCTTCGTCTCGGTGGCGAGCTGGGCGTGGACTTCCAGTCCAATGACCGGCTCCCACTTTTCAAGGATGGCGTCGAGGTTGTTCATAGCACGGGCGAATTTAGTACGGCGGCGTGAGGAATGGAATTCCATAGCTCTATAAAAGTAAAAAACCTCACCCGGCATTTCTGCCGGATGAGGTCCGTTGTTGTAAGGTTACTCTGAAGTTTACGAAACTCTGGTAACGTTGGCGGCTTGGTCGCCTTTGGGACCTTCCACCACTTCAAATTCAACCTTATCTCCTTCCTCAAGGGTCTTGAACCCGTTTCCGCTGATAGACGAGAAATGAACGAAGACGTCCTTATCTCCACTATCGGAAGTGATAAAGCCAAACCCTTTCTTTTCATTGAACCACTTTACTGTTCCTTGTTGCATTGGATGTACCTTTCTTTCTTTACTTATGGATTAATTGTTTTCGAACTCTTACACAGAAATGAAAAAACGAGGCTCAATAACCACATTTTACTGAATCATTTACAAGATTCGAAGAACAACTCTTTTCAACGGGCGAGATTACGACATTCATTCAGCGAATACAAGAACTTAAATCTGGGGCGGTTTTGCTCAAATATAGGGTCGAGCGGGAGATAAAAATGTACTGACGAAGGGAAATGACTACTGGATGGGGCAGTCCTCTGCATCTTATGCTTGAAGAGACTTTAAACTGGTCTGTACTCAATATATCTCAAAGTCGTCCCTATTTCCATCCTCCGCGCCTCCACGAGGACGGCTGAAACGACTTCGATCTTCCATCTTCCCGAAGCGGTACTCAAGCGAAAGAGTCACTGTCTGGCTGAAGAAATCACGGTTGGCCTCCTGATACCAATTCTCCCCCCATGTCTCAAAATGGAGGCCCGAGAGATTGAATGGATCTCCCATCCTCACGGAGAGATTCAGTCTCTCATTAAGGAACTTCTTCTTCAACGACACCGCCGACCATGACATGGAACCCATCTTGCCGATGGGAATCTCTTGCGCGGGGCGGTAAAACATGAAGAACATCAGTTCGGTCGTCGGGCTCATATTCCAAGTCGTGTTAATGACGTACCGCTGACCCTTGACCGAGCTATTGTAATCTTCCCCGAAAATGTCTGTATTGATCTCATCCCAGTAAACGCTGCCGCTGAACATCAGCCTGAACTTCTGGCCAAGAGAGCCGACGATGCTATATTCGACTCCTTTCGAAATCTGTTCACTTATATTAGCATACGTTGCTATGGATATCCCATCCTCCGTGACGACCTTGTGGCGTTGTATCTTGTCCGTCATGTGCCTGTAGTAGGGACCGAAATTCAGGGAGAGTCCACGGGAGAAGCGGCCGATGTTGATCTCGTAGGAGTCCACATACTCAGGTTTCAGGAACGGGTTTCCGGTCCTAACATTGTAAAGATCCTGTCGCGTCTTGAACGGGTTCAGCTGCCGGGAGCGGGGCCGGTTCACCCGTCGTGAATAACTGGCCTGCACCTGAATGATCTGGGGAGCCCCCGCCGAGACAGACAGGCTGGGGTAGAAACTGCTGTAAGGATTTTCGAATGTTTCATCGGTGTTCACAAGCTGGGATTTCATGGCCACATTCTCATACCGCCCCCCCGCCGTGATGCCGAACATGCCGATCGTTGTGCTGTACTGGACGTAAGCAGCGTGGATGTTCTCATCGTAGAGAAAGCGGTTGCTGTAGAGACTGTCATCTATGAACAGATCGGACGCCTCGTCAAAAAGAAAGGCGAGCTGGCTGTCATCACGAGTACGGATTCGACTGTTCATCCCCACCTCCAGAACGTTTCCATTCTCGAAGGGGTGAACATAGTCCGCCTTCAGCTCGAAGTTGGAATCCTTCCCTTCGTTGCCGTTTTTGGCTCTATCCTGACTCACCACATCTTCGAAGCCTGCCTGCGGGGTGGTCCAGTATTCGGTGGAGCCGTCGCTGCCGCCCGACGAATAGCGGGCGAAAGAGGTGAGCTTCTGTTTGGGATTCTTGAATTTCCTGTCATAATTGAGGTTCAGGTCATAGCCGCCGTGATCGTTCAGGCCGTCGCTTGTGCGGAAGTACTGTGACTCGAGGACCTCGTACTCTACCGTCGTGGTAAGGTCATCGTTCCTGCCATTGCCGCCGTTGAGTGTGGCAGAAATGCCCACCGACTGCGTTGGGTCGATGAAGTACTCGAAACCGGTTTTGAGGAAGAGGTTGTCGCCGGATCCGTCTCCTTCGCTGCTCTGATCCAGGATGTTTTCGTACGCTCTGAACTGCATGGTTCGGTAGGAGTCCCCGGAAAACTGTCGCACGCGCCGCCGGACACCTACGTTTGCATAGGTGTTGAACGCTAACGTCCGCCAGTTGATCTGACCGGAAACATTTTTTCCACCCCTGGAATCAGCACTGGAATTAAAATTGCCGTTCAGGCCGGCAAACTTGTTTTCCTTCAAAACTATGTTAATGATACCGGCCATCCCTTCCGGATCATACTTGGCACCGGGATTGGTCATCACTTCTAC includes the following:
- a CDS encoding cold-shock protein; the encoded protein is MQQGTVKWFNEKKGFGFITSDSGDKDVFVHFSSISGNGFKTLEEGDKVEFEVVEGPKGDQAANVTRVS
- a CDS encoding outer membrane beta-barrel family protein, with translation VEVMTNPGAKYDPEGMAGIINIVLKENKFAGLNGNFNSSADSRGGKNVSGQINWRTLAFNTYANVGVRRRVRQFSGDSYRTMQFRAYENILDQSSEGDGSGDNLFLKTGFEYFIDPTQSVGISATLNGGNGRNDDLTTTVEYEVLESQYFRTSDGLNDHGGYDLNLNYDRKFKNPKQKLTSFARYSSGGSDGSTEYWTTPQAGFEDVVSQDRAKNGNEGKDSNFELKADYVHPFENGNVLEVGMNSRIRTRDDSQLAFLFDEASDLFIDDSLYSNRFLYDENIHAAYVQYSTTIGMFGITAGGRYENVAMKSQLVNTDETFENPYSSFYPSLSVSAGAPQIIQVQASYSRRVNRPRSRQLNPFKTRQDLYNVRTGNPFLKPEYVDSYEINIGRFSRGLSLNFGPYYRHMTDKIQRHKVVTEDGISIATYANISEQISKGVEYSIVGSLGQKFRLMFSGSVYWDEINTDIFGEDYNSSVKGQRYVINTTWNMSPTTELMFFMFYRPAQEIPIGKMGSMSWSAVSLKKKFLNERLNLSVRMGDPFNLSGLHFETWGENWYQEANRDFFSQTVTLSLEYRFGKMEDRSRFSRPRGGAEDGNRDDFEIY